A stretch of the Parabacteroides timonensis genome encodes the following:
- the hisS gene encoding histidine--tRNA ligase: MQKPSIPKGTRDFSPEEMAKRNYIFNTIRDVYHLYGFQQIETPAMENLSTLMGKYGEEGDKLLFKILNSGDCFSGITDEELLERNAVKFGVKACEKGLRYDLTVPFARYVVQHRNDITFPFKRYQIQPVWRADRPQKGRYREFYQCDGDVVGSDSLINEVELIQIMDEVFHRFDIRVCIKMNNRKILSGIAEIIGEADKIVDITVAIDKLDKIGLDNVNEELRSKGLTEEAIARLQPIIMLAGTNREKLAVLKEQLAASEIAMKGVEEMTFILDRIDQLPMNSELELDLTLARGLNYYTGAIFEVKALDVQIGSITGGGRYDNLTGVFGMDGVSGVGISFGADRIFDVLNQLDLYPADSLKTTQLLFVNFGEKEESYLLPIIAKVRAAGIRTELFPEAAKMKKQMGYADTKKIPFVAIVGETEMNEGKINLKNMITGEQVPVTVEELIAQF, encoded by the coding sequence ATGCAGAAGCCATCTATACCAAAAGGTACAAGAGATTTTTCGCCTGAAGAAATGGCGAAACGTAATTATATATTCAACACTATTCGCGACGTATATCATCTGTACGGATTTCAGCAAATCGAAACACCGGCCATGGAGAACCTGTCTACTTTGATGGGCAAATATGGTGAAGAAGGTGATAAGCTGCTTTTTAAGATATTAAACTCAGGCGATTGCTTCTCCGGCATTACCGATGAGGAGCTATTGGAACGTAATGCTGTAAAGTTTGGCGTGAAAGCCTGTGAGAAAGGTCTGCGTTATGACCTGACCGTGCCTTTTGCCCGTTACGTGGTTCAGCACCGTAATGATATAACATTCCCTTTCAAACGTTATCAGATACAGCCTGTATGGCGTGCCGACCGTCCGCAGAAAGGACGTTACCGCGAATTCTACCAGTGTGATGGTGACGTGGTCGGTTCCGACTCGCTGATCAATGAAGTGGAACTGATCCAGATCATGGATGAGGTATTCCACCGCTTCGATATCCGCGTTTGTATCAAGATGAACAACCGTAAGATTTTATCCGGTATCGCCGAGATCATTGGTGAAGCAGATAAGATTGTCGACATAACTGTCGCTATCGACAAGTTGGATAAGATCGGCCTGGACAATGTAAACGAGGAACTTCGCTCGAAAGGGCTTACCGAAGAAGCCATTGCTCGCTTGCAGCCGATCATTATGCTGGCAGGAACTAACCGCGAAAAGCTGGCCGTGTTGAAAGAACAACTGGCTGCCTCCGAGATCGCCATGAAAGGTGTGGAAGAAATGACCTTCATCCTCGATCGTATCGATCAGCTGCCTATGAACTCCGAACTGGAGCTTGACCTGACTTTGGCACGCGGACTAAACTACTACACCGGCGCCATTTTCGAAGTAAAAGCACTCGACGTTCAGATCGGAAGTATCACCGGAGGCGGACGGTATGACAACTTGACCGGCGTATTTGGCATGGACGGTGTGTCAGGTGTCGGTATCTCTTTCGGTGCAGACCGTATCTTCGACGTGCTGAACCAGCTGGATCTCTATCCTGCCGACTCGTTGAAGACAACACAACTCTTGTTTGTCAACTTCGGCGAGAAAGAAGAAAGTTATCTGCTGCCTATTATCGCCAAGGTACGTGCCGCCGGTATCCGTACCGAACTCTTTCCGGAAGCGGCCAAGATGAAGAAACAGATGGGCTATGCCGATACGAAGAAAATCCCGTTTGTCGCCATCGTCGGTGAAACGGAAATGAACGAAGGCAAGATCAACCTGAAGAATATGATCACAGGCGAACAGGTCCCTGTCACTGTGGAAGAGCTGATCGCACAGTTCTGA
- a CDS encoding glycoside hydrolase family 30 protein, with the protein MKIYSLILAIALCLSSCSFQPRASWVTTTENKPWQEQDDLISVSPDTIPEIDAIIHTHKKQQKIDGFGACFNELGWISLSKLDPIVREEIMEELFFPEIGANFTICRMPIGANDFSRDWYSYNEIDGDFDMAYFTIANDQQTLIPFIKNAQKYNSDLSIWASPWCPPSWMKYNKHYASAYTGENFNEKYRNGLAADKVGYEGSDMFIQDSLYLQAYALYFSKFIEAYREQGIDIFAVMPQNEFNSAQIFPSCCWTATSLANFIGNYLGPAMKEQDVNVMFGTMERANEALVDTVLTDPASAEYIKGVGFQWAGKGAIKGIHERYPDMKLYQTEQECGDGKNDWSGAVYSWNLMRHYLDNGASAYMYWNISLEKGGISRWGWAQNSLVVVDADTKTFRFTPEYYIMKHLSHYVQPGARKLETSGLYANLMAFINPDKSIVVALANEGNDDRQVALEIDGLVYQPVLPAHSIATLLID; encoded by the coding sequence ATGAAAATATACAGTTTAATTCTCGCAATCGCTTTATGCCTCTCTTCCTGCTCGTTCCAACCGAGAGCCTCGTGGGTGACGACTACTGAAAACAAACCGTGGCAGGAACAGGACGACCTGATCTCTGTATCCCCGGATACCATTCCGGAGATCGATGCGATTATCCATACCCATAAAAAGCAACAGAAGATAGACGGTTTCGGAGCCTGCTTCAATGAGTTGGGATGGATCTCTTTGAGTAAACTCGATCCGATCGTAAGGGAAGAAATCATGGAAGAACTCTTTTTCCCCGAGATAGGAGCGAACTTCACCATCTGCCGTATGCCGATCGGTGCCAACGACTTCTCCCGCGATTGGTATTCTTATAATGAGATAGACGGCGACTTTGATATGGCGTATTTCACCATCGCCAACGATCAGCAAACACTGATTCCTTTTATCAAGAATGCACAGAAATACAATTCGGACTTGAGTATCTGGGCTTCCCCCTGGTGCCCGCCTTCCTGGATGAAATACAATAAACATTATGCATCAGCCTATACGGGAGAGAATTTCAACGAGAAATACCGTAACGGACTGGCAGCCGATAAAGTCGGCTACGAAGGTTCGGATATGTTTATCCAGGACTCCCTCTATCTTCAGGCTTACGCCTTGTATTTCTCAAAATTCATCGAAGCCTACCGCGAACAAGGTATCGACATCTTTGCCGTCATGCCACAAAACGAATTCAACTCGGCCCAGATATTCCCCAGCTGTTGCTGGACGGCAACCTCTCTGGCTAACTTTATCGGTAACTATCTCGGTCCGGCCATGAAGGAGCAAGATGTAAATGTCATGTTCGGAACGATGGAGCGTGCCAATGAAGCCCTGGTCGACACTGTCCTGACAGATCCGGCAAGTGCTGAATATATCAAAGGCGTCGGTTTTCAATGGGCGGGGAAAGGTGCGATCAAAGGTATACACGAACGTTATCCCGATATGAAACTCTACCAGACCGAGCAGGAATGCGGTGACGGGAAGAACGACTGGAGCGGTGCCGTTTACTCATGGAACCTGATGCGTCATTACCTGGATAACGGTGCTTCGGCCTATATGTATTGGAATATTTCCCTTGAAAAAGGCGGTATCAGCCGTTGGGGATGGGCGCAGAACTCGCTGGTGGTGGTGGATGCCGATACGAAGACTTTCCGCTTCACTCCCGAATATTATATAATGAAACATCTGAGCCATTATGTGCAACCCGGTGCCCGTAAACTGGAAACATCCGGTCTGTATGCCAATTTGATGGCTTTTATCAATCCCGATAAAAGTATCGTTGTTGCTCTGGCGAACGAAGGGAACGACGATCGGCAGGTGGCTCTCGAAATAGACGGCCTCGTATATCAACCTGTATTACCGGCACATTCCATTGCTACTCTCCTGATAGACTAA
- a CDS encoding co-chaperone GroES, whose amino-acid sequence MNIRPLADRVLIKPAAAEEKTLGGIIIPDSAKEKPLKGEVVAVGNGTKDEEMVVKSGDTVLYGKYAGTEIELDGEKYLIMRQSDILAII is encoded by the coding sequence ATGAACATTAGACCATTAGCAGACAGAGTGCTTATCAAGCCGGCTGCAGCAGAAGAAAAGACACTTGGCGGAATCATTATCCCTGATTCAGCAAAAGAAAAACCTTTAAAAGGTGAAGTTGTTGCCGTAGGTAACGGAACAAAGGATGAAGAAATGGTTGTGAAGAGTGGCGATACTGTACTGTACGGAAAGTATGCAGGAACAGAAATCGAACTGGACGGTGAAAAGTATTTGATCATGCGTCAGTCTGATATCTTAGCTATTATCTAA
- the groL gene encoding chaperonin GroEL (60 kDa chaperone family; promotes refolding of misfolded polypeptides especially under stressful conditions; forms two stacked rings of heptamers to form a barrel-shaped 14mer; ends can be capped by GroES; misfolded proteins enter the barrel where they are refolded when GroES binds) produces MAKEIKYDMDARDLLKKGVDELANAVKVTLGPKGRNVIIEKKFGAPHITKDGVTVAKEVELACPFENMGAQLVKEVASKTNDNAGDGTTTATVLAQSIIGVGLKNVTAGANPMDLKRGIDKAVAKVVEKIADQAEEVGDQFEKIEHVAKISANGDETIGKLIAEAMQKVKKEGVITVEEAKGTETTVDVVEGMQFDRGYISPYFVTNTEKMECEMENPYILIYDKKISVLKDLLPILEPAVQSGRPLLIIAEDIDSEALATLVVNRLRGSLKICAVKAPGFGDRRKAMLEDIAVLTGGVVISEEKGLKLEGATMDMLGTAEKVTVDKDTTIIVNGAGDKAAIQARIGQIKTQIENTTSDYDKEKLQERLAKMAGGVAVLYVGAPSEVEMKEKKDRVDDALHATRAAIEEGTVPGGGVAYIRAIEALEGLKGENEDETTGIEIVKRAIEEPLRQIVANAGKEGAVIVQKVKEGKGDFGYNARTDKYENLCAVGVIDPAKVTRVALENAASIAGMFLTTECVIAEKKEDTPAMPPMNPGMGGMGGMM; encoded by the coding sequence ATGGCAAAAGAAATTAAGTACGATATGGATGCCCGCGACCTTTTGAAGAAAGGCGTGGACGAACTGGCAAATGCAGTAAAAGTAACATTAGGCCCGAAAGGTCGTAACGTGATCATCGAAAAGAAATTCGGTGCTCCTCACATTACAAAAGACGGTGTAACGGTTGCCAAAGAAGTTGAATTGGCTTGCCCGTTCGAAAACATGGGTGCTCAGTTGGTTAAAGAAGTGGCTTCAAAGACTAACGACAATGCAGGTGACGGTACGACTACTGCTACTGTATTGGCACAATCCATCATCGGCGTTGGTTTGAAGAACGTTACAGCAGGTGCTAACCCAATGGACCTGAAACGCGGTATCGACAAAGCTGTTGCCAAAGTGGTTGAAAAGATCGCTGACCAGGCTGAAGAAGTAGGCGACCAGTTCGAAAAGATCGAACACGTAGCTAAAATCTCTGCCAACGGTGACGAAACGATCGGTAAACTGATTGCTGAAGCTATGCAGAAAGTGAAGAAAGAAGGCGTTATCACAGTGGAAGAAGCTAAAGGTACTGAAACTACAGTAGACGTAGTGGAAGGTATGCAGTTCGACCGTGGTTATATCTCTCCGTACTTCGTAACAAATACAGAAAAGATGGAATGTGAGATGGAAAATCCGTATATCCTGATCTACGACAAGAAGATCTCTGTATTGAAAGACTTGCTTCCTATCCTTGAACCGGCTGTTCAGAGCGGACGTCCTCTGTTGATCATCGCTGAAGATATCGACAGTGAAGCATTGGCAACATTGGTTGTGAACCGTCTGCGTGGTTCTCTGAAGATCTGTGCTGTGAAGGCTCCGGGCTTCGGTGACCGTCGTAAAGCTATGTTGGAAGATATCGCTGTATTGACAGGTGGTGTTGTTATCTCCGAAGAAAAAGGTTTGAAGCTGGAAGGTGCTACAATGGACATGTTGGGTACTGCTGAAAAGGTTACTGTAGACAAAGATACTACTATCATTGTTAACGGTGCAGGCGACAAAGCTGCTATCCAGGCTCGTATCGGTCAGATCAAGACTCAGATCGAAAACACTACTTCCGATTACGATAAAGAAAAACTGCAGGAACGTCTGGCTAAGATGGCAGGTGGTGTAGCTGTTCTTTATGTAGGTGCTCCTTCTGAAGTGGAAATGAAAGAAAAGAAAGACCGTGTTGACGATGCTTTGCATGCAACCCGCGCTGCTATCGAAGAAGGTACAGTTCCTGGTGGTGGTGTAGCTTACATCCGTGCTATCGAAGCATTGGAGGGTCTGAAGGGTGAAAACGAAGACGAAACAACAGGTATCGAAATCGTTAAACGTGCTATCGAAGAACCGTTGCGTCAGATCGTTGCTAATGCAGGTAAAGAAGGTGCCGTTATTGTTCAGAAAGTAAAAGAAGGTAAAGGTGACTTCGGTTACAATGCTCGTACAGACAAATATGAAAACCTGTGTGCAGTAGGTGTAATCGACCCGGCTAAGGTGACTCGTGTTGCTTTGGAAAATGCAGCTTCTATTGCTGGTATGTTCCTGACAACAGAATGTGTGATCGCAGAGAAGAAAGAAGATACTCCTGCTATGCCTCCGATGAACCCAGGTATGGGCGGAATGGGTGGCATGATGTAA
- a CDS encoding AraC family transcriptional regulator: MIKIKEGFKGERFVSLPDELLEAYSREPLIGNLYVRKIGFFPRVKYHYVQKDQGCSYAMLIYCIEGEGWYTIHGKTYPVKQNQYIIIPPNVPYSFGSSEHNPWTIYWVHFMGRLGREFLPSTPVPGIILPGEYSRLQDRVQLFEEIYSCFSMGYIKEYMVYSSMCLYMFLTSFLYLEQYRYINLPNHKEYSFASRVIHYMNEHVERNLTLDQLAAYFKYSPSHFSMLFQKETGVSPINYFIRLKIQKACQYIVLTNLKLNEISTKLGFEEPAYFSRTFTKVMGISPSDYRKKESEHNRSQEE; the protein is encoded by the coding sequence GTGATAAAGATTAAAGAAGGATTTAAAGGAGAACGTTTTGTCTCTTTGCCGGACGAATTGCTGGAGGCTTATAGCCGGGAACCGCTTATCGGTAATTTATATGTCCGTAAGATCGGTTTCTTTCCCCGGGTGAAGTACCATTATGTACAGAAAGACCAGGGATGTAGTTATGCTATGCTTATCTATTGTATAGAAGGGGAGGGCTGGTATACCATTCATGGGAAGACTTATCCGGTGAAGCAGAACCAATACATCATTATACCTCCGAATGTACCGTATTCCTTTGGTTCTTCCGAACATAATCCCTGGACGATATACTGGGTTCATTTCATGGGGAGACTTGGCCGGGAGTTTCTACCGTCTACACCGGTGCCGGGCATAATCCTGCCGGGCGAATATTCCCGCCTGCAAGACCGTGTACAATTGTTTGAAGAGATATACAGTTGCTTCTCGATGGGATATATTAAAGAATATATGGTTTATTCGTCGATGTGCCTATATATGTTCCTTACCTCTTTTTTGTATTTGGAGCAGTATCGTTATATTAATTTACCTAATCATAAGGAATACTCTTTTGCTTCCCGTGTGATCCATTACATGAATGAACATGTGGAGCGTAACCTGACTTTGGATCAGCTGGCGGCTTATTTTAAATATTCTCCATCCCATTTCTCTATGCTTTTCCAGAAGGAAACGGGCGTGTCGCCGATAAACTATTTTATCCGACTGAAGATACAGAAGGCCTGCCAGTATATCGTATTGACTAACCTGAAACTGAATGAGATATCCACAAAGCTTGGTTTTGAAGAGCCGGCTTACTTTTCGCGTACCTTTACGAAGGTGATGGGTATTTCTCCATCCGATTATCGTAAGAAAGAGTCGGAGCATAACAGGAGTCAGGAGGAATGA
- a CDS encoding DUF6383 domain-containing protein: MNKKFSTLLVGALLTTSLGAFAQGTTHVHTDENKIGHGITLRPTATASAAIGAGINHFDADKLYQLTDADGKVLIQTRNYRTGELNLKLVNVADAPINASLWSIKVTNDNVSGVSYTMTNKETNLELVYAHVNATLFNEPTVTSTTNLDASILEGCLTNWTWYSTISQNTNFDYKPIYSYFANRDSVVVLQKNLSSEIIAAKYSKEEAETDVEAITDAVKLKPVLAGGIILTADDLNRMVDFQYDGTFGIVSAVAPNTESPLLTNTFTAVELNDVDFPVVATAASDGAVRKQLGLSSAAATTALVAEEFVYLKNAAGKVLSVGTEFYSSLSKELPMVMLDDVPSRVAIPDGISHTSATWEARSLFRFTYYPSNDSLLIEPMNAMPKNYASSLWQNADFAFNSVYNDLTKFHTNTVATPGRANLYSADNGPVAVRIAYLTEGKAVITAKNTETNGGIALPGSLQTKFTFKDRNFKYLSRVNVDQGLYFITDVATGKNVVDNFIGRLMLDAATTAQDYNDMPATMWVVKTTGCGAVPTVAIYNREYADEVFEGQLYKDEKGIYFINRNYRSFRDKELQNADTYTFAAVEDNEAKTSPRHGYKHFKTEDLLYTKYYMNYNLFANQELYLNVSEEKSFAPTPGQATTYELTEAQNILVDGDKAIDVPFGYGAEIGLPQLARTAYVLKVSDKNLIDNDKIYVYLVSPQGKTPYYKAMTKAEAAASAADQPKLGVFYLKADQVKGDEICYVLVDINSGNVLRINNGWMQAHCEDGVGEMSYLPLDNVATERATAFAIITDNRPLYMDLGEVGKHINMFRARGTGSEFLFEDSNNQSNAPQVVKDFGYLGMTAEKIQPIGKESKTAIYADYVVSSTDRMPQYLFVLRPDSVKDGKWCNTHGYNPNCEHEMDYNGYLAGSFLINLTDSVKGSTNMLNNPDVYKWQSYTRLGFVEGVHQVDADGEYLYILKDGRKLADLKNKDGVLDPRDLYNEAIFEKKPVDGLHKNYAFSLRFTDDDHKDFLLESNLDEVSHIASFKGAWVKIHNGVPVLAEYTVDNGNHEDDDKKMQELINQAQIFNLEDTSDYATSNEGVSTSGVSVIAGEGTITILNATGKTVTVSNILGQTVTVQNITSDNATITAPAGIVVVAVDGESAVKAIVK, from the coding sequence ATGAACAAAAAGTTTTCTACTCTTCTTGTCGGCGCCCTGCTGACAACAAGTCTTGGAGCTTTCGCGCAAGGTACTACACATGTACATACCGATGAAAATAAGATCGGTCATGGTATTACTCTTCGCCCAACTGCAACAGCCAGTGCAGCAATTGGTGCTGGTATTAATCATTTTGATGCAGATAAATTGTATCAATTGACAGACGCAGATGGAAAAGTATTGATCCAGACTCGTAATTACCGGACAGGTGAATTGAATTTGAAGTTGGTTAATGTGGCCGACGCTCCTATCAATGCTTCTTTATGGTCTATTAAGGTAACTAACGATAACGTAAGTGGTGTTAGCTATACAATGACAAACAAAGAAACAAACCTGGAGTTGGTTTATGCTCATGTTAATGCAACTCTGTTTAATGAACCGACAGTTACTTCTACAACTAACCTGGATGCTTCTATCCTGGAAGGATGTCTGACTAACTGGACCTGGTATTCTACAATTTCTCAGAATACAAATTTTGATTACAAACCTATCTATTCTTATTTTGCAAACCGTGACTCGGTAGTTGTTCTTCAGAAGAACTTAAGTAGCGAAATCATTGCAGCGAAATATTCTAAAGAAGAAGCTGAAACTGACGTTGAAGCGATTACTGATGCTGTTAAGTTGAAACCGGTTCTGGCTGGTGGTATCATCCTGACTGCTGACGACCTGAACAGAATGGTTGACTTCCAGTACGATGGTACATTCGGTATCGTTTCTGCTGTAGCTCCTAACACTGAAAGCCCGTTGTTGACGAATACTTTCACTGCAGTAGAATTGAATGATGTTGATTTCCCGGTTGTTGCAACTGCTGCTAGTGACGGAGCTGTAAGAAAGCAGTTAGGTCTTAGCTCTGCTGCTGCTACTACTGCATTGGTTGCAGAAGAATTCGTATATCTTAAGAATGCAGCCGGTAAGGTTCTTTCTGTTGGTACAGAATTCTATTCAAGCCTGAGCAAGGAATTACCGATGGTAATGTTGGATGATGTTCCTTCACGCGTTGCTATTCCTGATGGTATAAGCCATACATCTGCTACTTGGGAAGCTCGTAGCTTGTTCCGTTTTACTTATTACCCGTCTAACGACAGTCTGTTGATCGAACCGATGAATGCTATGCCGAAGAATTATGCAAGTAGCTTGTGGCAGAATGCTGATTTCGCGTTCAACTCTGTTTACAATGACTTGACTAAGTTCCATACTAATACAGTAGCAACTCCTGGTAGAGCTAATCTTTACAGTGCTGATAATGGTCCTGTAGCTGTTCGTATTGCTTATCTTACAGAAGGAAAAGCTGTTATCACAGCTAAGAATACTGAAACAAACGGTGGTATCGCACTTCCGGGTTCTTTGCAAACTAAATTTACATTCAAAGATAGAAACTTTAAGTATCTGTCTCGTGTAAATGTAGACCAGGGCTTGTATTTCATTACAGATGTAGCAACTGGTAAGAATGTAGTTGACAACTTCATCGGTCGTTTGATGCTGGATGCTGCTACAACTGCTCAGGATTACAATGATATGCCTGCTACTATGTGGGTTGTTAAGACTACAGGTTGCGGTGCTGTTCCTACAGTAGCTATCTATAACCGTGAATATGCAGACGAAGTATTCGAAGGTCAGCTTTACAAAGATGAAAAGGGTATTTATTTCATCAATAGAAACTATCGTAGCTTCAGAGATAAAGAACTTCAGAATGCAGATACATATACATTTGCAGCAGTAGAAGATAACGAAGCTAAAACAAGTCCTCGTCATGGTTACAAGCACTTCAAGACTGAAGATTTGCTTTATACTAAGTATTACATGAACTACAACTTGTTTGCAAATCAGGAACTGTATCTGAACGTATCTGAAGAAAAGAGCTTTGCTCCGACTCCAGGTCAGGCAACAACTTATGAATTGACAGAAGCTCAGAATATTCTGGTTGATGGTGACAAGGCTATCGACGTACCGTTCGGTTACGGTGCTGAAATCGGTTTGCCGCAGCTTGCAAGAACAGCTTATGTTCTGAAAGTAAGCGACAAGAACCTGATCGACAACGATAAGATCTATGTATATCTGGTAAGCCCGCAGGGTAAGACTCCTTATTACAAGGCTATGACTAAAGCTGAAGCTGCTGCTTCTGCTGCAGATCAACCTAAGTTAGGTGTATTCTATCTGAAAGCCGATCAGGTGAAGGGTGACGAAATCTGCTATGTATTGGTAGATATCAACAGTGGTAATGTTCTGAGAATCAACAATGGTTGGATGCAGGCACATTGCGAAGACGGTGTTGGCGAAATGAGCTACCTGCCTTTGGATAACGTTGCAACTGAAAGAGCTACTGCATTTGCTATTATCACTGACAACCGTCCATTGTATATGGATCTGGGTGAAGTTGGTAAACATATCAATATGTTCCGTGCAAGAGGTACAGGTTCTGAATTCCTGTTCGAAGATTCTAACAACCAGAGCAACGCTCCGCAAGTTGTAAAAGACTTCGGTTACCTGGGTATGACAGCTGAAAAGATTCAGCCGATCGGTAAAGAAAGCAAAACTGCTATCTATGCTGACTATGTAGTAAGTTCAACTGACCGTATGCCTCAGTATCTGTTCGTTCTTCGTCCGGATTCAGTGAAAGACGGTAAGTGGTGTAATACTCACGGTTACAACCCGAACTGCGAACATGAGATGGATTACAACGGTTACCTGGCCGGTAGCTTCCTGATCAACCTGACTGACTCAGTGAAGGGTAGCACTAACATGTTGAATAATCCTGACGTTTACAAATGGCAGTCTTACACTCGCCTTGGTTTCGTAGAAGGTGTTCACCAGGTAGATGCAGATGGCGAATATCTGTATATCTTGAAGGATGGTAGAAAGTTGGCAGACCTGAAGAATAAGGACGGCGTTCTTGATCCTCGCGACCTGTACAACGAAGCTATCTTCGAAAAGAAACCGGTAGACGGCTTACATAAGAACTATGCATTCTCTCTGCGTTTCACAGACGACGATCATAAGGACTTCTTACTGGAATCTAACCTGGATGAAGTATCTCATATTGCTTCGTTCAAGGGTGCATGGGTGAAAATCCACAATGGTGTACCTGTATTGGCTGAATACACTGTAGATAACGGTAACCACGAAGATGACGACAAGAAGATGCAGGAACTGATCAACCAGGCTCAGATCTTCAACTTAGAAGATACTAGCGATTATGCAACATCTAACGAAGGTGTTTCTACATCAGGTGTTAGTGTAATTGCAGGTGAAGGTACGATCACTATCCTGAATGCAACTGGTAAGACAGTTACTGTAAGCAACATCCTTGGTCAGACTGTAACAGTTCAGAATATCACTTCTGACAATGCAACTATCACTGCTCCTGCAGGTATCGTGGTTGTAGCTGTTGATGGTGAAAGTGCTGTTAAAGCTATCGTTAAATAA